AGAACCATTCCCTGGGGCTGTCACTTCTGGACACCCACAGCTCCATCCTGCCTGCCCCACAGACGCACCCTTCCGCAGCCCGGCCGCCATGATGGAGCCCAGCGCTGAGTCCCGGCCAGCCTGGAAAgccctgggaaggcagctgcCCGTTGAGCCACCGGCCACCAGCTCCGACCAGCCCCGGCGCTCCTTCACCCTAGCAGAGCCCAGCGGGCTGCCGGAGCCCGGGGGCCgggagggctggagcagcagcctgccACGGCTGGGCAGGAACGTGCCGGCAGCGCTGCCGCGGAGGGTCAGCCATGGTGGGGAGGTGGGTGCTGGCACCCTGCCCACACCACCCAATACTGAAGGTAGGGATGCTGCCCATGGGTGCCTCATTCCACTGCTGGCCTGTTCTTGGAGCCCTTGGGAATGGAGGGCAGCAAGGAGCCAAGCATATGGCACCGGGTGCTGATGGGGCCTGCCAACTGGGGTGCTGTGGGCTCCCCTCCAATGGCAcctccccattgcttttccAGACAACCGGCTGATGGCACGGCTGGCAGCGCCACGGGGGACCGGCCGCAGAGCGTTGTCCGTCcatgaggagcagctcagggagcccGAGTGCCCGGCAGAGCTGGGAAGTAAGTTGGGTCTGAAGTGGGACCCcaccccctccttgcacccatCACCAGCAGAGGTGGGTGGTGGCGTTCCATGTGTGTAGTGATggtccctgtcccagctggtGGGTGATAGACAATGGCACTGCTGCACTGAGAAGTTCCCAAAGGGAATTTGGCATTGGGATCAGTTCCAGCAGGAGCCAGGCCACCATGCCCCACCCTAACatggggctgggctgtgtttCCCCCAGTGGGCACCGTTCCCCTGCGCCTGCGGCGTTCGCCTGTGCTCAGGCACAGGACCAAGCACGAGTCCCTCTCGGAGATGGAGGGTGAGCCTGGACCAACCTTGGATGCTAAAGGTGAGATGGTCCCCTCCCTGCTAAAGCAGGTATTGGGGTACCAAGGGTCCCCCCATGCTTACACCAGCACCTGTGACCTCTGTAGGTGCCACGCCGCAGGACTGGCCCCGTGCCGGGCTGGAGGAGCCGCAGGCTGGCACAGGCACTGAGGGTGAGCAGCCACAAGCCCTGGCACAAACTGTTGGGAATGCACAAGACTCAGCTGCCGTAGACCAAAGACGCCCAGTGCCGGGCCGGGAGGAGCCAGCCCTGGGACAGTGAAGCCCCTGCATGTCACCACGCTGTTCCCAATAAAACCCTGCAAGCAAGTGCGCCGTGCCGGGGTGCTTGGCAGCTGGGGTGCGGAGAGGGTACACGGGGCACCGGGCTGGCGTGGATGTGCCAATGATGGCATCGCCCAATTCTCGCCATGGGGACAGCCGGGCCACCAGCATCGCCCAGGATGCCCAGGGACTGTCAGAGCCTGCAGGATGCATCCAGCGGTGTTGCGGTCCCCAATGCCCTCTGTCGCTGTGGGCTGCAGCGGGGGAGCCGGTGATTTTAGGCAGCCAGCTATTTTTAGGAAGCGTTCCCAAGGCACTTTCAccactccagctcctgacccCATGGGGTACCGCTCTCTCCAGCCCCCGCCAGACGCAGGCTTCCATCAGCGGGACCACGACCCACCGCCTTCCAGCACGCAGCTCCATCCCCGCAGCTCCCTGACAGCACCAGCGTGATCCTGACACCCCAGTGGCTTTCTCCTGTGCTGCCCTCTGCTCCGGACCAAACGCATTCCTTACACGGATGTTTACGACAAACCAAgatgcttgttttgttttggttttttttctttttttttttttttttaatacaagagctgtgtatttaaaaaatatacaacttttatttttaatttctacagCATAACCCTGCAGGATTATTTTTTGTAACAAACAGTGCAGGACCCTATCTAAACTATTCAATAAACCATCCAAGCTCCTGGGGTACCTTTGGAGCAGGATCAGGTCATGGGGCCTCTGCCATCGCTACTATGGTGGCACTGGATCACCTCTTGTCCCCACTTGCTGGGCCAAGGCATTTGGAAAGGATGAAGAGGTGGGAGAGGGATGCTGGCTCACATATAGGCATTCCTGAATGAATGCTTTTCTCCCCTCTTGGCACTGAGGGTATTGGCTTTCAACAGGTCACGTGCCGGCACCCCTGGAACCAGGGtttctgcagccaggccagcccACTCAGCAGTCCCCTGGGGCACAGAGGTTCTGGTGTCTCCACATCCCTCCCCAACCACTCTTCCCAGTGTTTTGACAGACCCATTGAAGAAACAAAGGAATGAAAGATGAGCTGGGCTCAggaatcctcctcctcctcctcagtcaGTATCCAGCATGCCCACTTCAGCATTGCCTCTGAGATCCTGAGAAACCAGACAGGAGGAGCCAGGGTGAGAAGAGACCCAGCTGTGGACACACCACTGGGGCAGCTGGTGACAAGGGGTAAGGCAGAGGTTGGGGACTCACTGTAGGGATGTGAGTTCCACTGCAGGGACAAGGGACAGCCAGAGTGCATGGCTGATATGGCACTGACCTGATAGATTGTATCTGCTGGCAGAGCTCAGGGCTTGGTGCCTCGTATTGGTACTGAGGTGGTCTCTCCACGTACTGCAAAAGCAAAGGGGTGAGATGGGTCCATCCCAGCCACAGCACCCAGAGTGCTGCCCCACACAGCCTGAGAGTCCAACAAGCCCAGGAAAATCCCTAGGATTGAGGTGTTTCCCCCTCTGTTCTTTTGATCTTCCTTTACCCAGATAGCTTGGAAGATGCTCCCGCAATTGTTTGTTCCCACCCAGCTCAGGCTAAACCACATgttcaccatccctggagggatttaatggtgtgtggatgtggcagttGGGGCTACGGTTCaatggtgggcttggcagtgctggggaatggttggacttccATCTcatgaggtcttttccagcctaagtgATTACATGATTGCCTCATGACTCCCTCAGTGTTCCCAGATCCTCCACCATCTACACTGACACCTGCATTCAACTTCCCATCCCCACCAGCTTGGTGAAGAAAGATCCTGAGGATGGACATCAGCAGTGTGGGCACAGAGAGCCTCCCCAGGCACCCCCCAGCCCTCAGGGGACCTCACCAGCTGCTTCACATTTAccggctctggagctctgtgctgctccagcctggagctgggccCAGCTCTCGCAGGGGATGCttgctcttcctcctcttcctcctcttcctcctcttcctcctcctcctcctcctcctcctcctcctcctcctcctcctcctcctccgcttcctcctcctcctcaagctCCTTTCTACGCCTCCGCAGCCCGGTCTCCTTTCTGCTCTTCTTTGCACTCTGTGGGCTCGTGAGCTCCAAtctgctgcctgtgcctctCCCCCTGCCCTTCGAGGTGCTTGGGCGATGCTGCTGCCCACTGGAGGCCTGCTCATCTTCCTCCATCAGCTTCCTCTTGGCACCCACAGCCTCTCCTCCTTTTGTCCTGGCATGAGCCAGTCCAGGCTTCAACGCATGTGGAGAGGAAGCTGTGCCACTGGAGCAGGCCTGCTCCCTGCGAGGCATCTTGTCAGGTGGGGactgaaagctgctgctgggcaaGACTGGGAAAACTGGAGAAAGAGCGGGCAGGGTGGCCTGAGAGCCCCTCGATCCTTGCAGGCCTTGGTCAGTGCACAGGGTATCCCAGGCTGCCTCCGCAGCTGGTGCCGCCTCACTGGTGCTGATCTCCACCAGACTGGGATTGCTGtaggggcagagcagggagggagaggaggtcTGCACTGGCTCTCCCTGAGGCAAGTGCTCAGGAGAGCCCTGGCTACACACTTCCAACAGGTCAGTGGTGTTGCTGTCAGCAGCCACATCTTTCTGGGTCTTCAAGGGAGGGTCAGATTGAAAGGTCTTGTCTAGTAAGAGGAAAAGCACTGTTAGTTTGAGCAGGCAGCTGGTGGTGGGACCTGCCCTGGCACACAGGAAGAGTGTCAGGGTTGTAATGATGCAGGTACAGGGCAACGGGAACACTACAGCACTGCTTTATGGCCAGGGAAAACCAAGCCAGCATCCAGGATGAGCTACACCCAACGAGAAGAGAGGAGCTGTCTCCTGCCAGGAAGACAGGCTGGAGGCCCTGGGACATGGGGACTCACCATCTGAAGAGCTTGGGGTCAAAGACAATGAGGGCATCCTGTTCCAGGGGTTGTCCAGGGATCCCTCCAAGCTATCTGACAAGGTTGGTGATGCAGCACCTGCAGTGAAGAAGGTGGAGGGTTGATTTTGGCAAAGAAAGTAGCTGCCCATTCCCTGTGGCTCCTCTGTACACAAGGTCTCAGAGGGAGACAGCTCCTGAggggagctctgcagccctTTCCAGCCCAAAATGTGGTGTGTTCCAGTCAGACCCTTTCCAAGATCTCATTCAGCAGGCCATGGACAGGCAGACACTGCCCAGAGAGGGCATACCAGGCAGGTATGAAGAAGGCCTTCTCCTGCACCCTGCACTATCCAGGACAGCTCCTCCTCTACATGGAGCTTCTGCAGGTACTTCTGCAGCAAAGCTTGGTGACACCAAGCCCTGTAAGGTGACAGAAACCCATCCTGGTGCTGAGCCAGAGCCAGTGAGGAGCCCACACTAGGGCAGGAGACTGATGCTCAGTGATGGCATCAAAATGACTTCTTGTGCTCCCAGCACAACGAACCAAAGCCTAAGGAAGCTGCAGGAATGGGAtcattccctgcctgctctAGGTCTCCCAAAGACCTGGCCATGCCAGTACCTCCTCCACTCAATCCAAGGAGATGGGCTGAGCCAACTGTAGAGGAAACTAAAGGCTGGATGGGATCTGGAGCATTCATAGGAGGCCATGAGGACGATCCAAGGGCTGGAGTACCTCTgctatggagacaggctgagagagttggggttatTAATCTTGGAGAATAGAAAGCTCCAGAGAGACCTTAGAGAACCTTCCATCTAAAGAGGCTCCAAGAGggctggagaaggactttggacaagggcatggagtgctGGGACAAAGAGGAATGGCTccacactgccagagggcagggttaggttAGATATTTGGAGGAAATTCTTCCCTCTGAGGGTgggaaggccctggcacaggttgcccagtgaagctgtggctgccccagccctggaaatgttccaggctaagttggacagggcttggagcaacctgatctagtggaaggtgtccctgctcatgtcAGGGATTGGAGCTAGATAGCCTTTAAGGTTCCTGCCAACACAAATCATTCT
This region of Aphelocoma coerulescens isolate FSJ_1873_10779 chromosome 11, UR_Acoe_1.0, whole genome shotgun sequence genomic DNA includes:
- the ACD gene encoding adrenocortical dysplasia protein homolog isoform X2 gives rise to the protein MAAAAAPPGGASPGLAAGERLVCVDKNVASPRLYVLEPWIADLLVNYEQLDERENFLAGQVVRVLSDTTAPDQPGVLQDAVVQVSDGSCYIRVVITPEALQTEENAHLQLRLSSLNCRIIVLQKYTVCFQDEARLEDCEFYLTAQQFIVLPMQRQRMESSDGNQDPAVVKKIKELWLRNLAVRNAPNSEPSVSQLIDAIGQNQLEILKENAEECLDLWKSKEKPVTVEDEVPITQWEAERRKERGEDVFMVPVSALVIPPEEEAVVCDSSEAASAGYTDTSQTAPGKNGDDRIVPGDPSVVSQTSSCLHSRGTPALGSSSWPPMNAPDPIQPLVSSTVGSAHLLGLSGGGAASPTLSDSLEGSLDNPWNRMPSLSLTPSSSDDKTFQSDPPLKTQKDVAADSNTTDLLEVCSQGSPEHLPQGEPVQTSSPSLLCPYSNPSLVEISTSEAAPAAEAAWDTLCTDQGLQGSRGSQATLPALSPVFPVLPSSSFQSPPDKMPRREQACSSGTASSPHALKPGLAHARTKGGEAVGAKRKLMEEDEQASSGQQHRPSTSKGRGRGTGSRLELTSPQSAKKSRKETGLRRRRKELEEEEEAEEEEEEEEEEEEEEEEEEEEEEEEEEEQASPARAGPSSRLEQHRAPEPYVERPPQYQYEAPSPELCQQIQSIRISEAMLKWACWILTEEEEEDS
- the ACD gene encoding adrenocortical dysplasia protein homolog isoform X1, whose translation is MAAAAAPPGGASPGLAAGERRPNTLQSCECPPPLSEQDAAGPVCPQQRGFLSTMPLGWVLAENLVCVDKNVASPRLYVLEPWIADLLVNYEQLDERENFLAGQVVRVLSDTTAPDQPGVLQDAVVQVSDGSCYIRVVITPEALQTEENAHLQLRLSSLNCRIIVLQKYTVCFQDEARLEDCEFYLTAQQFIVLPMQRQRMESSDGNQDPAVVKKIKELWLRNLAVRNAPNSEPSVSQLIDAIGQNQLEILKENAEECLDLWKSKEKPVTVEDEVPITQWEAERRKERGEDVFMVPVSALVIPPEEEAVVCDSSEAASAGYTDTSQTAPGKNGDDRIVPGDPSVVSQTSSCLHSRGTPALGSSSWPPMNAPDPIQPLVSSTVGSAHLLGLSGGGAASPTLSDSLEGSLDNPWNRMPSLSLTPSSSDDKTFQSDPPLKTQKDVAADSNTTDLLEVCSQGSPEHLPQGEPVQTSSPSLLCPYSNPSLVEISTSEAAPAAEAAWDTLCTDQGLQGSRGSQATLPALSPVFPVLPSSSFQSPPDKMPRREQACSSGTASSPHALKPGLAHARTKGGEAVGAKRKLMEEDEQASSGQQHRPSTSKGRGRGTGSRLELTSPQSAKKSRKETGLRRRRKELEEEEEAEEEEEEEEEEEEEEEEEEEEEEEEEEEQASPARAGPSSRLEQHRAPEPYVERPPQYQYEAPSPELCQQIQSIRISEAMLKWACWILTEEEEEDS